One Halobaculum roseum DNA segment encodes these proteins:
- a CDS encoding UbiA family prenyltransferase has translation MSHESNYASDGHDATGRSGRIVELLTTYGERAGNALVYSSAYLAAIAMAEVAIAMVLLSLPPNPAPVVVGLVTFAVYTNDRVADVDTDAVSDPDRAAFVRRHRDSLYVLASMSYGLAVAVAVLGGPVALAVTLLPGVFWVAYAADWVPSLAPRLRRLKEVLVVNSLVVALAWATTLTALPVAFTDAAVTPATAVVFAYFLLRSFVDTEIPNVGDVEADRAIDVSTLPVAFGVPTTRRILYGVDLLTAGIVAAAATVGVLGAGPALALGAGLAYSLVVTGLLGRVDSDTLALAAESGYLVVAAALIGPLLLA, from the coding sequence ATGTCCCACGAATCAAACTACGCGTCGGACGGACACGACGCGACCGGGAGATCGGGTCGGATCGTCGAGCTGCTGACCACGTACGGCGAGCGCGCCGGCAACGCGCTCGTGTACAGTTCCGCGTATCTGGCGGCGATCGCGATGGCCGAGGTGGCGATCGCGATGGTGCTGCTGTCGTTGCCCCCGAACCCGGCGCCGGTGGTCGTCGGGCTGGTGACGTTCGCGGTGTACACGAACGACCGGGTCGCCGACGTGGACACCGACGCCGTCTCCGACCCCGACCGTGCGGCGTTCGTCCGGCGCCACCGCGACAGCCTGTACGTGTTGGCGTCGATGTCGTACGGGCTCGCGGTCGCGGTCGCCGTGCTCGGCGGTCCCGTCGCGTTGGCCGTGACGCTGCTCCCCGGCGTGTTCTGGGTGGCGTACGCCGCCGACTGGGTGCCGAGCCTCGCTCCGAGGCTCCGCCGCCTGAAGGAGGTGCTCGTCGTCAACTCCCTCGTCGTCGCGCTCGCGTGGGCGACGACGCTGACCGCGCTCCCGGTCGCGTTCACCGACGCGGCGGTCACCCCGGCGACCGCGGTCGTGTTCGCGTACTTCCTGCTCCGGTCGTTCGTCGACACCGAGATCCCGAACGTCGGCGACGTCGAGGCCGACCGCGCGATCGACGTGTCGACGCTGCCGGTCGCGTTCGGCGTGCCGACGACGCGTCGGATCCTCTACGGCGTCGATCTGCTCACGGCCGGGATCGTGGCCGCCGCGGCGACGGTCGGAGTTCTCGGGGCGGGCCCCGCGCTCGCGCTCGGCGCGGGCCTGGCGTACTCGCTGGTCGTCACGGGGCTGCTCGGGCGCGTCGACAGCGACACGCTGGCGCTGGCTGCGGAGTCCGGCTACCTCGTCGTCGCGGCCGCGCTGATCGGGCCGCTGCTTCTCGCGTAG
- a CDS encoding histidine kinase N-terminal 7TM domain-containing protein, translating to MLPPGTLTAVMLLTVVVGTTAALLAWRERQEPGAVPLTAMLAGQVWWSVFFVFEYRAGTLAGKVFYSDVQWVGVVVIPVAWLLFALEYTGRDRYVRPRYVALLSVVPVVTVVLAATNAYHDLLYLDTDLVTEAGRQVLHRTGGPWYWVVTGYTYLLGLLGSIPLLGLVRSDSLPFRGQSLGLLVGTLAPWASNVLFLAGAVPVPSLDPTPVFFAVSGVAYLGAITRFRLLGTSPSANHRARRLVFERMREGAVVVDRHDYVVDMNEQAAEILDVDPRDVLGDPAAEVIPRYEHLPEEGRASRHLTLGEGLQSRQYDATVTAVADFHGRSLGGVISFHDVSDHLRRQQRLEVLNRVLRHNIRTETNLIYGNADLMDAEGAHVEAVKEGAMRIEAISDKARDVIDIFERGRQPGRALTLSTVLDECVEEVREEYPSVAVDLEVAPDGGCGDGSDVAVSPVLTSVVRNVVENAAEHNDDDPWVRVRATCADDTVEIRVADNGPGINDHERTALERGNETPLDHGSGLGLWLIAWGTEMADGDLEIDDREDGGTVVTVRVPRLAAAEE from the coding sequence GTGCTCCCGCCCGGAACGCTGACGGCGGTGATGTTGCTCACCGTCGTCGTGGGGACGACCGCCGCGCTCCTCGCGTGGCGCGAGCGACAGGAACCCGGCGCGGTTCCGCTGACGGCTATGCTGGCCGGACAGGTGTGGTGGTCGGTGTTCTTCGTCTTCGAGTACCGCGCCGGGACCCTCGCGGGGAAGGTGTTCTACTCGGACGTCCAGTGGGTGGGAGTGGTGGTGATCCCGGTCGCGTGGCTCCTGTTCGCGCTGGAGTACACGGGCCGCGATCGCTACGTCCGGCCGCGGTACGTGGCGCTTCTGTCGGTCGTTCCGGTCGTCACGGTCGTGCTCGCGGCGACGAACGCGTATCACGACCTGCTGTATCTCGACACGGACCTCGTCACCGAGGCCGGGAGGCAGGTGCTCCACCGAACGGGCGGCCCCTGGTACTGGGTCGTCACGGGCTACACATACCTGCTCGGGTTGCTCGGATCGATCCCCCTGCTGGGGCTGGTCCGCAGCGACTCGCTCCCGTTCCGCGGCCAGAGCCTCGGGCTGCTCGTCGGGACGCTCGCGCCGTGGGCGAGCAACGTGTTGTTCCTGGCCGGCGCGGTCCCGGTCCCGAGCCTCGACCCGACGCCGGTGTTCTTCGCGGTGTCGGGCGTCGCGTACCTCGGCGCTATCACCCGCTTTCGGCTGCTCGGGACGAGCCCGTCGGCGAACCACCGCGCGCGGCGGCTGGTGTTCGAGCGCATGCGCGAGGGCGCGGTCGTCGTCGACAGACACGACTACGTCGTCGACATGAACGAGCAGGCGGCCGAGATCCTCGACGTCGACCCGCGGGACGTGCTGGGCGACCCGGCCGCCGAGGTGATCCCCCGATACGAGCACCTGCCCGAGGAGGGGCGCGCCTCCCGACACCTCACGCTCGGCGAGGGGCTCCAGAGCCGCCAGTACGACGCGACGGTGACCGCGGTCGCGGACTTCCACGGCCGCTCGCTGGGCGGCGTCATCTCCTTTCACGACGTGAGCGACCACCTCCGGCGCCAACAGCGACTGGAGGTGCTCAACCGCGTGCTCCGGCACAACATCCGCACGGAGACGAACCTCATCTACGGCAACGCGGACCTCATGGACGCCGAGGGCGCCCACGTGGAGGCGGTGAAGGAGGGCGCGATGCGCATCGAGGCGATCAGCGACAAGGCGCGCGACGTGATCGACATCTTCGAGCGGGGCCGCCAGCCCGGCCGGGCGCTGACGCTGTCGACCGTACTCGACGAGTGCGTCGAGGAGGTCCGCGAGGAGTATCCGTCGGTCGCGGTCGACCTCGAGGTGGCCCCGGACGGCGGCTGCGGTGACGGCTCGGACGTCGCGGTGTCGCCGGTGCTCACGTCGGTCGTGCGCAACGTCGTCGAGAACGCCGCCGAACACAACGACGACGACCCGTGGGTTCGCGTGCGGGCGACCTGCGCCGACGACACGGTCGAGATCCGCGTCGCGGACAACGGCCCCGGGATCAACGACCACGAACGGACCGCCCTCGAACGGGGCAACGAGACGCCGCTGGACCACGGCAGCGGCCTCGGCCTGTGGCTCATCGCCTGGGGCACCGAGATGGCCGACGGCGACCTCGAGATCGACGACCGGGAGGACGGCGGCACCGTGGTGACGGTGCGTGTTCCCCGGCTCGCGGCGGCGGAGGAGTGA